Proteins encoded by one window of Methanomassiliicoccaceae archaeon:
- a CDS encoding PaaI family thioesterase — protein sequence MDREKLLSITEDSCRYDIDRIESMSKAPFAMELGITLIYVSKKKAVAQMQVDGRKLNSLGFLHGAATFGLIDHTFAVACSIGCDSICQCGSVHYYRPVREGVLTAEAVLVNESRSIADYEVKVYGDGKLIASAVCTGFKLGANR from the coding sequence ATGGACCGTGAAAAACTGCTTTCCATAACCGAAGATAGTTGCAGATATGACATAGATAGGATAGAATCTATGTCCAAGGCTCCATTCGCGATGGAGTTGGGCATCACCCTGATCTATGTGTCAAAAAAGAAGGCTGTCGCGCAGATGCAGGTCGATGGCCGGAAACTCAACAGCCTCGGGTTCCTCCATGGTGCCGCGACCTTCGGATTGATAGACCATACTTTCGCAGTTGCATGCAGCATCGGCTGCGATTCGATATGCCAATGCGGCAGCGTCCACTATTACAGGCCCGTCAGAGAAGGGGTCCTGACGGCCGAGGCCGTCCTTGTTAACGAGTCCCGTTCGATAGCCGACTACGAGGTCAAAGTGTACGGCGACGGAAAGCTGATCGCCTCCGCCGTGTGTACGGGCTTCAAATTGGGGGCAAATAGATGA
- a CDS encoding HAD-IC family P-type ATPase, with the protein MAVRGLSADEVNQRRASGLVNTVESSVSRSYRDIFIENFLNWFNLILMLLGVALYLLEEYTSAISATGIIALNILVSTLQEIKAKRRLDKIALLLRPKVIVIRDGLEREIDQSEIVMDDVIHLVSGDQALVDGELIEMRSLEMDEAALSGESSPIRKHVGDTIFSGSYCVTGEAYFRTTALGSDTYASKMLVSARSYKKKKTPLQMETTAVTQLLISVAALILIIYTVLKLITGANTTLNELLKTATIILDVVPIALFLLITLTYMIAAIRMADTGLLLQRSNSVESMSHVNTVCMDKTGTITTNRLIFRKMDMRMDEDRARKLIRLFVGSTGSHNRTVGVLKSEFGSEESNLIEEIQFSSERKYSAVRTQKDGTEYVVIMGAWNTLKDHVEDKMDIQEVITSMSRQGLRNVVLCEGSGRLFDGEEPVIPNGLRIIGVAAIADEVRADCRETMDVFLKNGIDIKVISGDDPETVNALFSIAEIPGERRIISGDELDALKGQEKTDTILATNIFGRMRPDHKEVIIDTLKLNNRYVAMVGDGVNDVKAIKAAQVGIALESGSGAARGAADMVLMRDNFAALPKALMEGRRTVTGMRDILKIYLTRNFTLVFLIVFTLLLLGNSPLLPIQNTMYALLTVSISAFLMTLWAKPDDNGDMVLPEVIRFAIPSAFLIGLFGIVIYIIFYFGTGTFINIDYHAMAESAGVPYIDLVKSLDLAGTDATIGMFENDIREINARNAMLFFIILAGILELLLVHPIHRFLSVNERKVTKDIKPTLLVILLLLLFSCVYFVPATDWFMIRYISTAVFPAEYYIPIIGLALVWLFVLRTALRSGLFSSISIYTETWFNNKLDKEVEKSMREDSAPDQGE; encoded by the coding sequence ATGGCAGTCCGCGGCCTGAGCGCCGATGAGGTTAATCAGCGAAGGGCTTCAGGCTTGGTGAATACCGTCGAGTCTTCCGTAAGCCGCAGTTACAGGGATATTTTCATAGAGAACTTCCTGAACTGGTTCAACCTCATACTGATGCTGCTGGGCGTTGCACTGTATCTTCTCGAGGAATATACCAGTGCAATATCGGCCACTGGCATAATCGCACTGAACATATTGGTGTCCACTCTCCAGGAGATCAAGGCCAAACGCAGGCTCGATAAGATCGCACTGCTGCTGAGGCCGAAGGTCATCGTCATCAGGGACGGTTTGGAGAGAGAGATCGACCAATCCGAAATTGTTATGGACGACGTCATCCACCTGGTCTCCGGCGACCAGGCGCTGGTCGACGGCGAACTGATCGAGATGCGTTCTCTCGAGATGGACGAGGCCGCATTGAGCGGAGAATCGAGCCCCATAAGGAAGCACGTGGGGGACACCATATTCTCCGGGTCTTACTGCGTGACGGGCGAGGCGTACTTCAGAACCACCGCCCTGGGCTCCGATACATATGCATCGAAGATGCTCGTCAGCGCCCGCAGCTACAAAAAGAAGAAAACTCCGCTGCAGATGGAGACGACCGCGGTCACGCAGCTGCTGATCTCCGTTGCCGCATTGATACTTATCATATACACCGTTCTGAAGCTCATCACGGGCGCCAACACGACCCTGAACGAGCTGCTTAAAACGGCCACCATAATTCTGGACGTCGTTCCGATAGCCCTATTTTTGCTTATAACTCTGACTTACATGATAGCCGCCATCCGCATGGCGGACACCGGATTGCTTCTGCAGAGGTCCAACTCCGTCGAGTCGATGAGCCATGTGAACACCGTGTGCATGGACAAGACCGGAACGATCACCACCAACCGCCTTATCTTCAGAAAGATGGACATGAGGATGGATGAGGACCGCGCCAGGAAGCTCATCAGATTGTTCGTAGGCTCCACAGGAAGCCACAACCGTACCGTGGGGGTATTGAAGAGCGAATTCGGTTCTGAAGAGAGCAACCTGATCGAAGAGATCCAGTTCTCTTCCGAAAGGAAATACAGCGCCGTCCGGACCCAGAAGGACGGGACGGAGTATGTCGTGATCATGGGGGCCTGGAACACCCTGAAGGACCATGTAGAGGACAAGATGGACATACAGGAGGTCATCACGTCCATGTCGAGGCAGGGGCTCAGGAACGTGGTTCTCTGCGAGGGGAGCGGCAGACTCTTCGACGGAGAGGAGCCTGTCATCCCGAACGGCCTAAGAATTATAGGAGTGGCGGCAATCGCAGACGAGGTACGTGCCGACTGCAGAGAGACCATGGACGTATTCCTGAAAAACGGCATTGATATAAAGGTGATATCCGGGGACGATCCGGAAACCGTAAACGCCCTTTTCAGCATCGCAGAGATACCGGGAGAAAGAAGGATAATCTCCGGTGACGAGCTCGACGCGCTAAAAGGCCAAGAGAAGACGGATACGATACTGGCCACCAACATATTCGGACGTATGAGGCCCGATCACAAGGAAGTGATCATCGACACCCTCAAGCTGAACAACAGGTACGTCGCGATGGTCGGGGACGGCGTCAACGATGTCAAGGCCATTAAGGCTGCACAGGTCGGCATCGCATTGGAGAGCGGGAGCGGCGCCGCACGCGGAGCGGCGGACATGGTACTCATGAGAGATAATTTCGCGGCCCTGCCCAAGGCCCTCATGGAGGGCCGCAGGACCGTCACCGGGATGCGGGATATTCTCAAGATCTATCTGACCAGGAATTTCACGCTGGTATTTCTTATAGTATTTACGCTGCTGTTGCTTGGCAACTCGCCGCTGCTGCCGATACAGAACACGATGTACGCTTTGCTCACCGTTTCCATATCGGCATTCCTGATGACCCTCTGGGCCAAGCCGGACGACAACGGAGATATGGTCCTTCCGGAAGTGATCCGTTTCGCAATCCCTTCTGCATTCCTTATCGGATTGTTCGGAATCGTCATCTACATAATTTTCTACTTCGGGACCGGGACGTTCATAAACATCGACTATCACGCCATGGCCGAATCGGCCGGAGTACCGTACATCGACCTGGTAAAATCTCTGGACCTGGCGGGAACAGACGCGACGATCGGCATGTTCGAGAACGATATACGCGAGATCAACGCCCGCAATGCAATGCTGTTCTTCATCATACTGGCCGGAATATTGGAGCTTTTGCTCGTGCACCCGATACACAGATTCCTGTCGGTGAACGAAAGAAAGGTCACAAAGGACATCAAGCCGACGCTATTGGTCATTCTTCTCCTCCTGCTGTTCTCCTGCGTCTACTTCGTTCCGGCGACCGATTGGTTCATGATCAGATACATATCGACCGCGGTGTTCCCGGCGGAATATTATATTCCGATAATCGGCCTTGCACTGGTCTGGTTGTTCGTCCTGAGGACCGCGTTGCGCAGCGGACTGTTCTCTTCCATTTCGATCTACACCGAAACGTGGTTCAACAATAAGCTCGACAAGGAAGTCGAAAAGAGCATGAGGGAAGACAGCGCCCCGGATCAAGGCGAGTAA
- a CDS encoding PD-(D/E)XK nuclease family protein — protein MNRSKSIDEIYEEVREYDIVITNDAPLATALNARIDRPTVGGFAYTPRQLAADLSIQILGEPLRSDLDVVATVSDETGYGFKYVHGEIENIRNIRKYTSDVEKYLYSRLSRNIYNSYRVLPTIEKAMDIFVPETYHENSRHGYVISDNMFAGKKTAVIGIEFFDDLDKHFIPIKHEEIEIAVQDEDFEIGEIFEIGNDRQIAENIIDLIDSERATDVAIVMDTESGIADAVRAALYRRGIPFKNTMAVRDLSQIRDYLRFLNLGASYGTVRVRHVRELFSAYKGTIKSKHDNVLLSRLPEIGGRALELAECMKNLEKMTFLEVCDLVVGERHRPQVHILLEELNFTEKKVTPQLIGEMNYAVNNVSELHHNEQIPDSEKKGVLLADCHRSMFVDRPFVAFLGMGEEWGNKIIGRQYIDKEAEAEMDAMKFRVLLQQGTSRIYAVNTTKNGKAARPTSLFDGICKLEGKVHSITGFGDIAQVRKGSWYKEEPEIFPYSGSEPVDCGADCGWKFTKSSYNNYCECPRAFYYGNLVTTPDNEHTAFGNLLHEFAEMYVCYPDHVRKRGLEYYAERIGETYAGLSCPLMENVDMDRIRVALRNLIAFIDVQRREPVPLDMKNTSRKYPNGLMESEGLEMCSSYAERDMTSSEYPIYGKFDLLIGPCSIDYKTGKYNSETEVVKGLDPENKGYMETQPMMYLALIPEAGTGGTPVFRLFFIFGTDGRVKEGTSVLDNKVDVRLLKETKMEALADPNSPPREDFEGVTSYAEMYENWDSFISPILSSGLSPENWENDGVLIDSILSSLRLTSNKTNIKKVVGALKRLKKFSEPDYWACEGEVCIPSDSMGRFLEKLLDDHAAASKKMRSRFAPEPRMDCSRCNFISVCTREPVIAEEEGEEDV, from the coding sequence ATGAACAGGTCCAAGAGCATCGATGAAATATACGAAGAGGTGAGGGAATACGATATCGTCATAACGAACGATGCTCCGCTCGCGACCGCCCTAAATGCGCGTATAGACCGACCTACCGTCGGAGGCTTTGCATACACGCCGAGGCAGCTGGCGGCCGACCTTTCGATTCAGATACTTGGCGAACCGCTAAGGAGCGACCTTGACGTCGTTGCCACCGTTTCCGATGAGACTGGTTACGGGTTCAAGTATGTTCATGGCGAAATCGAAAACATAAGAAACATAAGGAAATACACATCGGACGTCGAAAAATACCTGTACTCGCGCCTGTCCCGCAACATCTACAATTCTTACAGGGTACTTCCGACGATAGAAAAGGCAATGGACATCTTTGTCCCCGAAACATACCATGAGAACAGCAGGCACGGGTACGTAATTTCCGATAACATGTTCGCCGGAAAAAAGACGGCCGTGATCGGGATAGAATTCTTCGACGACCTCGACAAACATTTCATACCGATAAAGCACGAGGAAATCGAAATAGCCGTTCAAGATGAGGATTTCGAGATCGGCGAAATATTCGAGATAGGCAACGACAGGCAGATCGCCGAGAACATCATCGACCTGATCGACTCCGAACGCGCCACGGACGTAGCCATCGTTATGGATACGGAGAGCGGTATCGCCGATGCCGTCCGCGCCGCTTTGTATAGGCGCGGAATACCGTTCAAGAATACTATGGCCGTCCGCGATCTTTCCCAGATAAGGGACTATCTGCGATTCCTTAATCTGGGCGCATCATACGGAACTGTCAGGGTCAGACATGTGAGGGAGCTTTTCTCCGCTTACAAGGGCACCATAAAATCCAAGCATGACAACGTGCTCCTTTCCAGGCTTCCGGAGATCGGAGGAAGGGCGCTGGAACTTGCGGAATGTATGAAGAACCTGGAAAAAATGACATTCCTTGAGGTCTGCGACCTGGTGGTGGGCGAACGGCACAGGCCCCAGGTCCATATCCTGCTTGAAGAGCTGAATTTTACAGAAAAGAAAGTGACTCCGCAGCTGATCGGAGAAATGAACTACGCCGTGAACAACGTATCCGAGCTCCACCACAATGAGCAGATACCCGACAGCGAAAAGAAGGGCGTTCTGTTGGCCGACTGCCACCGCTCCATGTTCGTCGACCGTCCTTTCGTCGCGTTCCTCGGAATGGGGGAGGAATGGGGCAACAAGATAATCGGAAGGCAGTATATCGATAAAGAGGCCGAGGCGGAGATGGACGCAATGAAATTCAGAGTCCTTCTTCAGCAGGGGACATCCCGCATCTATGCCGTGAACACCACAAAGAACGGTAAGGCCGCCCGTCCGACCTCGCTGTTCGACGGTATCTGCAAACTTGAGGGCAAAGTGCACTCCATCACCGGTTTCGGGGACATTGCCCAGGTAAGGAAAGGGTCGTGGTACAAAGAAGAGCCCGAGATCTTCCCCTATAGTGGCTCCGAACCCGTAGATTGTGGCGCCGACTGTGGTTGGAAGTTTACCAAATCGTCATACAACAACTACTGCGAGTGCCCCCGTGCATTCTATTATGGAAATCTTGTTACAACGCCGGACAACGAGCATACCGCTTTCGGCAACCTGCTGCATGAGTTCGCCGAGATGTACGTCTGTTATCCCGACCATGTTAGAAAAAGAGGCCTTGAATATTATGCAGAGCGTATAGGCGAAACCTACGCCGGCCTGTCGTGCCCCCTCATGGAGAACGTGGATATGGACCGCATACGCGTTGCCCTGAGAAACCTGATCGCCTTCATAGATGTCCAGAGACGGGAACCTGTCCCCTTGGATATGAAAAACACATCGCGCAAGTATCCAAACGGCCTTATGGAATCAGAAGGGCTTGAGATGTGCAGCAGTTACGCCGAGAGGGACATGACCTCTTCCGAATATCCGATATACGGCAAGTTCGACCTCCTGATCGGCCCCTGCTCGATCGATTACAAGACAGGGAAATACAATTCGGAAACCGAGGTTGTCAAAGGTCTCGATCCGGAGAACAAAGGCTACATGGAAACTCAGCCGATGATGTATCTCGCGCTCATCCCAGAGGCCGGGACGGGAGGAACTCCGGTTTTCCGCCTTTTCTTTATATTTGGCACCGACGGACGTGTCAAAGAAGGAACCTCCGTGCTTGACAATAAAGTGGACGTGCGTCTGCTGAAGGAAACAAAGATGGAGGCGCTGGCAGACCCGAATTCACCTCCCAGGGAGGATTTCGAGGGCGTAACGTCCTATGCCGAGATGTATGAAAACTGGGATTCTTTCATATCGCCGATACTGTCGTCGGGTCTTTCTCCAGAGAATTGGGAAAATGACGGAGTGCTTATCGATTCCATATTGTCATCGTTAAGATTGACATCGAACAAAACAAACATCAAAAAAGTCGTTGGCGCTTTGAAGAGATTAAAGAAATTTTCAGAGCCCGACTACTGGGCATGCGAAGGAGAGGTCTGCATCCCATCCGACTCCATGGGCAGATTCCTCGAGAAACTGTTGGATGATCACGCAGCCGCTTCGAAAAAGATGAGGTCCAGATTCGCCCCGGAACCGCGCATGGATTGCAGCAGATGCAATTTCATTTCTGTTTGCACCCGCGAGCCTGTTATCGCAGAAGAGGAGGGCGAAGAAGATGTCTAA
- a CDS encoding 3'-5' exonuclease, with translation MSTLDNFFAGEIYVLDTETTGLKGHPQDVIVDIAVCRVDLEKGTVEPVYSSVVGYDTSEWNEYRRNAWIFENTDMTLDMVDSAPPMREVVADVRKLLRGKRVTSYNTEYDMGKFLYHEPWNMKDLFTECTDIMKAATPICKVPSQYYGRQYQYPKLDLAYEKIVEGDPAGIEGVQEHRAMSDAKVASHILVQMFRDGTYSP, from the coding sequence ATGAGCACGCTGGACAATTTCTTTGCAGGCGAGATATACGTTCTCGACACGGAGACCACCGGCCTGAAAGGACATCCCCAGGACGTCATAGTCGACATTGCAGTATGCAGGGTGGACCTGGAAAAAGGCACCGTGGAACCGGTATATTCTTCAGTGGTAGGCTACGATACGTCCGAATGGAACGAATATCGTCGCAATGCATGGATATTCGAGAACACGGACATGACGCTCGACATGGTCGATTCGGCCCCTCCCATGCGGGAAGTGGTCGCCGACGTAAGGAAACTTCTGAGGGGGAAGAGGGTAACGTCTTACAATACGGAGTATGATATGGGCAAGTTCCTCTACCACGAACCGTGGAACATGAAGGACCTCTTCACAGAGTGCACGGATATTATGAAGGCCGCCACCCCCATATGTAAGGTGCCCAGCCAATATTACGGGAGGCAGTACCAGTATCCCAAGCTGGATCTTGCGTACGAAAAAATAGTGGAAGGGGACCCTGCCGGGATCGAGGGGGTTCAGGAGCACCGCGCGATGTCGGATGCCAAGGTCGCGTCGCACATACTGGTGCAGATGTTCCGCGATGGAACTTACTCGCCTTGA
- the xseA gene encoding exodeoxyribonuclease VII large subunit translates to MADRLTVTQLNTRVRSILSESPAVKDVWVIGEISNLKLYSSGHYYFTLKDEGSEIRSVMFKGSRGRIDFEPQDNTKIMAFGHVDLYVAKGSYQFIVETMNRAGIGDLFLEYEKLRKKLESEGLFDVSRKRKLPVYPRTIGVVTSESGAVIHDIVTTSGRLFPADILLAPAQVQGEGAAESIVRGIEALNREKVDVIIVGRGGGSIEDLWAFNEEKVARAIASSKAPIISAVGHESDFTIADFVADVRAPTPTGAAEMALRDKREVIKQVDGFGIRVGRALDHVAVKMRSRVDMAASKLEISRQYEKLSMLEIRVGQLSDRADAALRSSVQGMRSRFNSVESKISPAAASSRVSSLCERLAFVSGRMTLAIDRRIKDAASKLDAIDQRSSALNPRSVLERGYSYVTDKDGHTLTSAKSLSQGSMISIAFRDGGADAEVRKVKYDE, encoded by the coding sequence ATGGCAGACAGGCTGACCGTCACACAGCTTAATACAAGGGTGCGTTCCATTTTGTCGGAATCACCCGCCGTTAAGGATGTCTGGGTCATTGGCGAGATATCGAACCTCAAGCTATACTCCAGCGGCCATTATTATTTCACGCTCAAGGACGAAGGCAGCGAAATACGTTCCGTCATGTTCAAAGGGTCCAGGGGGAGGATAGATTTCGAACCCCAGGACAATACGAAGATCATGGCCTTCGGACACGTCGACCTGTATGTCGCCAAAGGCAGCTACCAGTTCATCGTGGAGACGATGAACCGTGCGGGAATAGGCGACTTATTCCTAGAGTACGAGAAGCTCAGGAAGAAGCTGGAGAGCGAGGGTCTCTTCGATGTTTCCAGAAAAAGGAAGCTTCCAGTATATCCCAGGACAATAGGCGTCGTCACATCGGAGAGCGGAGCGGTGATCCATGATATAGTTACAACGTCCGGGAGGCTTTTTCCCGCAGACATCTTGCTTGCGCCCGCCCAGGTCCAGGGAGAAGGCGCAGCCGAATCCATCGTAAGGGGGATCGAGGCCCTCAACCGAGAAAAAGTGGACGTCATCATCGTGGGAAGAGGAGGCGGGTCCATCGAGGACCTCTGGGCCTTTAACGAGGAGAAGGTCGCTAGGGCGATCGCTTCTTCTAAAGCTCCGATCATTTCCGCAGTCGGTCACGAATCTGATTTTACGATAGCCGATTTCGTTGCCGATGTGAGGGCTCCGACGCCGACCGGGGCCGCAGAGATGGCGCTCCGCGACAAGCGAGAGGTCATCAAACAGGTGGACGGGTTCGGAATACGCGTGGGCAGGGCGCTTGACCACGTAGCGGTTAAAATGCGCTCGCGTGTCGATATGGCAGCGTCAAAATTGGAGATATCGCGCCAATACGAGAAACTCTCAATGCTGGAGATCCGCGTGGGACAGCTCTCGGACAGGGCCGATGCAGCCCTAAGGTCCTCTGTACAGGGCATGAGGTCCCGCTTCAACTCGGTGGAGTCCAAGATATCGCCGGCCGCCGCTTCGAGCAGAGTCTCATCGCTGTGCGAACGCCTTGCGTTCGTCTCGGGAAGGATGACGCTGGCCATCGACCGTCGCATCAAGGATGCCGCGTCGAAGCTCGATGCGATAGATCAGAGGTCGTCCGCCCTTAACCCGCGCAGTGTCCTGGAAAGGGGATACAGCTATGTGACGGACAAGGACGGTCATACTTTAACGTCAGCCAAGTCTCTTTCGCAGGGATCGATGATATCCATCGCGTTCCGCGACGGAGGGGCCGATGCGGAGGTCAGGAAGGTGAAGTACGATGAATGA
- a CDS encoding UvrD-helicase domain-containing protein yields MSKEPNQSQKSIAEGLNGFYVVDAGPGTGKTFTIVSRYVNILSRPDVQTRDILLLTFTKNAATEMEERIRERLAEGDLGKDTRQIQAGTFDSFCYSIVKESPESVSDFLGFGERLTRSAALVDNETLNREYFSDFFDRFNAERGSEYGDIAVMASTIPSDVYALIGKLMSKGIVPLSRGWFGGRDGKDLLGDTAKVLSSLYRMNGDSKDRNKLLKRISKIVGGGELISSGFPPVSAEEEIPSEILESAAKEDRSGILKFIHDVYYEYIRRSVADDRLTYGLTSVFAFIILYSNAGVRERMSSRYVMIDEFQDTNENQMMIALMLLREPNLCVVGDWKQGIYGFRFVSIDNIIDFERRAVSMRSYLNDDIERIPFRIPAVTRLTLDRNYRSSQEIIDTSFAVLGIPGSDNEKVSLDPATVTKLMSGNEAIGSDTHVRFVKTPSSDQAAETVSRIIDYVTGEYTVHVGEETRRPKYGDIAVICKNSRMCRAVYEEAKSRGVEAFLQGDVEIMSTREGKLLLAWLKYINNRQDPWGLVGILSDMEYSLDDIKRILRPDSEGRFADAPSEISEFRRELLKKKRRVTDLISSVFSHYGLNNDVTQAIITTLSSAHRSSLLTISDLIRIIETDIAEHNTYSIDADLNSDAVLIQTMHKSKGLEYPIVIIPQLDKGVIPNTRGDTSVISFNETDGVRCTKELVSADGYLRTGRSWKTMLVRASADKDYSEDRRTLFVAISRAEQYITMICGDRPSKFISTLSGDSYEEALGHLSAPVSDKKERVIRKPELAPFQSRRRVIGVHDIMVFNGLSPEEGADEVSGKGMEYGKKVHAIAEGLAKGIEPKESVPEIPAIKEVLASVSGADLILVEAHCLLPLNGINVSLSGYIDMLALYPDRAVVHDYKTDVSKNNLEAYKLQLSVYAYAAEGFYKRPTTCVIDFVSLGDTVEFDPIPRDEIESAVQMIL; encoded by the coding sequence ATGTCTAAGGAACCGAACCAGTCTCAGAAGAGCATCGCCGAGGGGCTGAACGGCTTCTATGTAGTGGATGCAGGGCCCGGAACAGGCAAGACTTTCACGATAGTCAGCAGATATGTGAACATCCTTAGCAGGCCGGACGTTCAGACGAGAGACATCCTGTTGCTCACATTCACCAAGAACGCCGCCACCGAAATGGAAGAGCGTATCCGCGAGAGGCTTGCCGAGGGAGACCTAGGGAAGGATACAAGACAGATACAGGCCGGGACATTCGACTCTTTCTGCTACTCGATCGTCAAAGAATCACCGGAGTCTGTCAGCGACTTCCTGGGTTTCGGCGAACGACTCACCCGCAGCGCGGCGCTTGTGGACAACGAAACGCTCAACAGAGAGTATTTCAGTGACTTCTTTGACCGCTTCAACGCCGAGCGCGGCAGCGAATACGGAGATATCGCCGTGATGGCCAGCACCATCCCTTCGGACGTGTACGCTCTTATCGGCAAACTCATGTCGAAGGGGATCGTCCCTCTCAGCAGAGGATGGTTCGGAGGAAGGGACGGCAAGGACCTTCTGGGAGATACCGCAAAGGTCCTTTCATCACTGTATAGGATGAACGGAGACTCCAAGGACAGGAATAAGCTGTTGAAGCGCATATCCAAGATCGTCGGCGGGGGGGAGCTTATCTCTTCCGGGTTCCCGCCGGTTTCGGCGGAGGAGGAGATCCCTTCGGAGATCCTGGAATCTGCGGCCAAGGAAGACAGATCCGGGATACTGAAATTCATACATGACGTCTATTACGAATACATACGGCGTTCGGTCGCCGACGACAGGCTCACCTACGGTCTTACCTCGGTCTTCGCATTCATAATCTTATACAGCAACGCGGGCGTCAGGGAACGCATGTCCTCCAGATATGTGATGATAGATGAATTCCAGGACACAAACGAGAACCAGATGATGATCGCACTGATGCTCCTCAGGGAGCCCAACCTCTGTGTGGTTGGAGACTGGAAACAGGGCATCTACGGATTCAGGTTCGTCTCCATCGACAATATAATCGATTTTGAGAGGCGCGCCGTAAGCATGCGTTCTTACCTCAACGACGACATAGAGCGCATTCCATTCAGAATACCGGCCGTCACGAGGCTCACATTGGACCGGAACTACCGCAGTTCACAAGAGATAATAGATACTTCTTTTGCCGTGCTGGGTATCCCTGGTTCCGATAACGAAAAGGTATCGCTCGATCCCGCGACCGTCACCAAACTTATGTCCGGTAACGAAGCCATCGGCAGCGACACGCACGTGAGGTTTGTGAAGACTCCGTCATCCGACCAGGCCGCGGAGACTGTTTCCAGGATCATAGATTACGTCACCGGCGAATACACCGTGCACGTCGGCGAAGAGACCAGAAGGCCGAAGTACGGCGATATCGCCGTGATATGCAAAAACAGTCGCATGTGCCGTGCCGTCTACGAAGAGGCGAAGTCTAGAGGCGTCGAAGCCTTCCTGCAGGGGGACGTGGAGATCATGTCCACCAGGGAGGGGAAGCTGCTGCTCGCATGGCTGAAATACATAAACAACAGGCAGGACCCGTGGGGGCTCGTGGGCATTCTTTCCGACATGGAATACAGTCTCGATGACATCAAAAGGATCTTACGGCCCGACAGTGAGGGCCGCTTTGCCGATGCCCCTTCGGAGATCTCCGAATTCAGGAGGGAACTGCTTAAGAAGAAACGCAGGGTCACGGACCTTATATCCTCCGTCTTCTCGCACTACGGACTGAACAACGACGTCACGCAGGCGATAATAACCACGCTGTCCTCCGCCCACCGTTCTTCTCTGCTGACGATATCCGACCTCATCAGGATAATCGAGACCGATATCGCAGAACACAATACGTACAGCATCGACGCGGACCTGAACTCCGATGCGGTTCTGATACAGACGATGCACAAATCGAAGGGGCTTGAATATCCGATAGTTATAATACCGCAGCTGGACAAAGGTGTCATCCCTAATACCAGGGGCGATACCTCTGTCATCTCGTTCAACGAGACGGACGGCGTCAGGTGCACCAAGGAACTGGTATCGGCCGACGGCTACCTTAGGACAGGGCGTTCATGGAAGACGATGCTCGTACGTGCGTCCGCAGACAAAGATTACAGCGAGGACCGTCGCACGCTGTTCGTGGCGATTTCGAGAGCTGAACAGTATATCACGATGATATGCGGCGACAGGCCGTCCAAATTCATATCGACGTTGTCGGGAGACAGTTACGAGGAGGCGCTGGGACATCTGTCCGCCCCCGTGTCCGATAAAAAGGAACGCGTCATACGAAAACCAGAACTGGCACCCTTCCAATCGCGTCGCCGGGTCATCGGTGTCCATGACATCATGGTCTTCAACGGTCTTTCTCCCGAGGAGGGGGCCGACGAGGTTTCGGGAAAGGGCATGGAGTACGGAAAGAAAGTTCATGCGATCGCCGAGGGGCTTGCAAAGGGCATCGAACCGAAGGAAAGCGTCCCGGAGATACCCGCCATAAAGGAGGTCCTGGCATCCGTCAGCGGCGCAGACCTGATACTCGTCGAGGCGCACTGCCTGCTGCCTTTGAACGGCATCAACGTCTCGCTGAGCGGTTACATCGATATGCTGGCACTTTATCCGGACCGCGCTGTGGTACATGATTACAAGACGGATGTTTCAAAAAACAACCTGGAAGCATACAAGCTTCAGCTCAGCGTTTACGCTTACGCAGCAGAAGGATTCTACAAGAGGCCGACAACATGCGTCATAGATTTCGTATCTTTGGGCGACACTGTCGAATTCGACCCTATACCCAGAGATGAAATAGAATCGGCTGTACAGATGATTTTATAA